The proteins below come from a single Juglans regia cultivar Chandler chromosome 12, Walnut 2.0, whole genome shotgun sequence genomic window:
- the LOC108998184 gene encoding B3 domain-containing transcription factor VRN1-like translates to MTSQGRRDNNSLAKPQHFFKIILSRCLRDGKLRFPKKFVRKYGEGLSNLALLKLPNGAEWKVELTQCDGGVWFQKGWQEFLEYYSIKLGHLLVFKYEGHSHFRVLVFDESATEIEYPFNSSLGEDKLDAEILASPREETRADGSVEILDDFPKDTKTREKSWLPCPRAQKMMRTNPSEKTTSTSNMPRLAQQNLHSTKQELEGAEGIFITEQCPKYNVPRTQTVSVDEKTRALEKASGFKPENPYFMAVMQPSYVGSRNYLNLPISFAKSYLNKKVDDIILRVSDGRYWSVKYIFQMSATMSRGVFGCGWRVFARDNNLEVGDVCVFELIKGIETSFQVVIFHATQERCPQSPGELKFSAKGETRDMPNSLMRRQSHIFKKQRWTAGNKARALERASSFKSENPFLTVAMFPSHVCNNSNLAVPGSFLKSRYMKERRQIVMLQVGDESWPVTVLSTSSRVTMSGGWSTFARDNKLQAGDVCVFELIKSDDDILKVSIFRCLG, encoded by the exons ATGACTTCGCAAGGCCGGAGAGACAATAACAGTCTAGCAAAACcccaacatttcttcaagattattctTTCCCGTTGCCTTCGAGACGGGAAACTT AGGTTTCCGAAGAAGTTTGTAAGGAAATATGGAGAAGGCTTGTCAAACTTAGCACTTCTTAAGCTTCCAAATGGTGCAGAATGGAAAGTAGAGTTAACACAATGTGATGGTGGGGTTTGGTTTCAGAAGGGTTGGCAAGAATTCTTGGAGTATTATTCTATAAAGTTGGGGCACTTGTTAGTCTTTAAATATGAAGGACATTCTCACTTTCGTGTACTTGTATTTGATGAGAGTGCAACAGAAATCGAGTATCCTTTCAATAGCTCCCTTGGAGAGGACAAGCTTGATGCAGAAATCTTGGCTTCTCCAAGGGAAGAAACCCGGGCTGATGGTTCTGTTGAAATATTGGATGACTTTCCAAAAGACACAAAAACTAGGGAGAAATCATGGTTACCATGTCCTCGAGCTCAGAAGATGATGAGAACCAATCCTAGCGAAAAAACCACGAGTACGTCGAATATGCCAAGattggctcaacaaaatttgcATTCTACCAAGCAGGAGCTTGAAG GTGCTGAAGGAATTTTTATAACAGAGCAATGCCCAAAATATAATGTCCCAAGGACTCAAACAGTGAGTGTTGATGAAAAAACAAGAGCTCTTGAAAAAGCAAGTGGCTTTAAACCTGAAAATCCTTATTTCATGGCTGTCATGCAGCCATCGTATGTGGGTTCTAGAAACTACCTG AATCTACCTATAAGCTTTGCAAAGAGTTATTTGAATAAGAAGGTAGATGATATCATCCTTCGGGTTTCAGATGGGAGATACTGGTCTGTCAAGTACATTTTCCAAATGAGTGCTACAATGTCGAGAGGCGTGTTTGGATGTGGTTGGAGAGTGTTTGCACGAGACAATAATCTGGAAGTAGGTGACGTTTGTGTTTTCGAACTGATTAAGGGCATCGAAACTTCTTTCCAAGTTGTGATTTTCCATGCCACTCAAGAACGTTGCCCTCAATCTCCAG GGGAGCTTAAGTTTTCTGCTAAAGGAGAGACTAGAGACATGCCTAATTCTCTAATGCGCCGTCAATCTCACATTTTCAAGAAGCAACGATGGACTGCTGGGAACAAAGCTAGAGCTCTTGAGAGAGCTAGCTCTTTCAAGTCTGAAAATCCATTTCTCACGGTTGCCATGTTCCCGTCGCACGTTTGTAATAATAGCAACTTG GCTGTGCCAGGTAGCTTTCTCAAGAGCAGATATATGAAAGAAAGGAGACAGATAGTGATGCTTCAGGTCGGGGATGAATCATGGCCAGTGACTGTTTTGAGTACTAGTTCTCGGGTCACCATGTCTGGTGGTTGGTCTACTTTTGCAAGGGACAATAAACTGCAAGCAGGagatgtttgtgtgtttgagcTGATTAAGAGTGACGATGATATACTGAAAGTATCCATTTTTAGATGCCTCGGTTAA
- the LOC108998183 gene encoding putative B3 domain-containing protein Os03g0621600 isoform X3, protein MTSHGRRDYESSAITLKAPHFFKIILPRCLQDRKLMIPRRFIRKYGEGLSNVAFLKLPNGAEWKLELTKCDGRVWLQKGWQEFMEYYSLKLGHLLVFRYEGNSHFYILVFDESATEIDYPSSSSLGEGENLDGELLVSRMEQTDSDSHAQILDDFPTLTKTRKKSQLPSPQPRKMMRTNRSAKPASTSNLSRSVPPHRSKDAKVKKLKAQANFYPPKQELDAKGSKPVPTTKRCPKSKTLRMTRMLNVNEKARALQRASGFRPESPYFKVVLQPSYLCRGCKMCFPRSEEGIQKKENKRKKERAKTTMAMSRVRRQPSFPDDGPEFFKVFLPFTSSHQMSIPPAFIKHFNGTIPKKAILIDHTGNSWTVGLEQINRRLCFKYGWQQFASDHSLEFGDFIIFKYTKSCMFKVKIFNKTGCMKYEAEATGKTIPFVTFEEDTIAERVCGRLTRAGKRKLLEICLEKNEEAGGLSKAGRQTSRTIVEQKTSIDVARFVTPKNPYCVVSISNRDKNFTVVQI, encoded by the exons ATGACTTCTCATGGCCGGAGAGACTATGAGAGTTCAGCAATTACACTGAAAGCCccacatttcttcaagataattctccctcgttgtcTTCAAGACAGAAAACTT ATGATTCCAAGAAGATTTATAAGGAAATATGGAGAAGGCCTGTCAAATGTAGCTTTTCTTAAGCTTCCAAATGGTGCAGAGTGGAAACTTGAATTGACAAAATGCGATGGAAGGGTTTGGTTACAGAAGGGTTGGCAAGAATTCATGGAGTATTATTCTCTTAAGCTGGGGCACTTGCTGGTTTTTCGATATGAAGGAAACTCTCACTTTTATATACTTGTATTTGATGAGAGTGCAACAGAGATAGATTATCCTTCAAGCAGCTCCCTTGGTGAGGGGGAAAATCTTGATGGAGAATTGTTAGTTTCTCGGATGGAACAAACTGATAGTGATAGTCATGCTCAAATATTGGATGACTTTCCAACACTCACAAAAACAAGGAAGAAATCACAATTACCAAGTCCTCAGCCTCGCAAGATGATGAGAACCAATCGAAGTGCTAAACCTGCGAGTACTTCCAATCTGTCAAGGTCGGTTCCTCCCCATCGATCTAAAGATGCAAAGGTGAAGAAGTTAAAGGCGCAAGCAAATTTCTATCCTCCCAAACAGGAGCTTGACG CAAAAGGTTCTAAACCGGTGCCTACTACCAAGCGATGCCCAAAATCGAAGACTCTTAGAATGACTCGAATGTTGAATGTGAATGAGAAGGCTAGAGCTCTTCAGAGGGCAAGTGGCTTTAGACCTGAAAGTCCTTATTTTAAGGTTGTCCTGCAGCCATCATATCTGTGTCGTGGATGTAAGATG TGTTTCCCACGTTCAGAGGAAGGtatccaaaaaaaagaaaacaaaaggaagaaagagcGAGCCAAAACAACAATGGCGATGTCTCGCGTACGGAGACAACCCTCTTTCCCCGACGACGGCCCTGAGTTCTTCAAAGTATTTCTCCCATTTACTAGCTCTCACCAAATG TCCATACCACCTGCCTTTATCAAGCACTTCAATGGAACTATCCCAAAGAAGGCCATTCTCATTGATCATACTGGAAATTCTTGGACTGTCGGACTGGAACAAATTAACAGGCGCTTGTGTTTTAAGTATGGCTGGCAACAGTTTGCAAGTGATCATTCTCTGGAATTTGGCGActtcataattttcaaatacACTAAAAGTTGTATGTTTAAGGTCAAGATATTCAATAAAACTGGATGCATGAAGTATGAAGCTGAAGCTACCGGTAAGACTATTCCATTTGTGACTTTTGAAGAAGATACTATAGCAGAGAGGGTTTGTGGCAGATTGACTCGTGCCGGCAAGCGAAAGCTTTTGGAGATATGCCTCgagaaaaatgaagaagcaGGTG GTTTGTCTAAAGCTGGTCGACAAACATCAAGAACAATTGTTGAACAAAAAACGAGCATTGATGTTGCCCGATTTGTCACTCCAAAGAATCCGTATTGTGTGGTGTCCATTTCTAACCGTGACAAAAATTTCACT GTTGTTCAGATTTGA